From the genome of Duffyella gerundensis, one region includes:
- the pstB gene encoding phosphate ABC transporter ATP-binding protein PstB, with the protein MSMVNQTPDKIQVRDLNFYYGKFHALKNINLDIAKNQVTAFIGPSGCGKSTLLRTFNKMFSLYPDQRAEGEILLDGENILTLSQDIALLRARVGMVFQKPTPFPMSIFDNIAFGVRLFEKLSRAEMEERVQWALTKAALWNETKDKLHQSGYSLSGGQQQRLCIARGIAIRPEVLLLDEPCSALDPISTGRIEELITELKQDYTVVIVTHNMQQAARCSDHTAFMYLGELIEFSDTDTLFTKPHQKQTEDYITGRYG; encoded by the coding sequence ATGAGTATGGTAAATCAGACCCCCGATAAGATTCAGGTTCGCGATTTGAACTTCTATTACGGGAAATTCCATGCCCTGAAAAACATCAATCTGGATATCGCCAAAAACCAGGTAACGGCGTTTATCGGTCCGTCCGGCTGTGGCAAATCCACGCTGCTGCGCACCTTTAATAAGATGTTTTCGCTCTATCCCGATCAGCGTGCAGAAGGCGAGATTTTGCTGGATGGCGAAAATATTCTTACCCTCAGCCAGGACATCGCCCTGCTGCGCGCGCGCGTCGGCATGGTGTTTCAGAAGCCGACGCCGTTCCCGATGTCGATTTTTGACAATATCGCTTTTGGCGTGCGCCTGTTCGAGAAGTTGTCACGCGCGGAGATGGAAGAGCGCGTACAGTGGGCGCTGACCAAGGCGGCGCTGTGGAATGAAACCAAAGACAAGCTGCATCAGAGCGGCTACAGTCTCTCCGGCGGCCAGCAGCAGCGTCTCTGTATTGCACGCGGCATCGCTATTCGTCCGGAAGTGCTGCTGCTCGACGAACCCTGCTCCGCGCTGGATCCTATCTCAACCGGCCGTATCGAAGAGCTGATCACCGAGCTGAAGCAGGATTACACCGTGGTTATCGTCACCCATAATATGCAGCAGGCGGCGCGTTGCTCTGACCACACCGCCTTTATGTATCTGGGCGAGCTGATTGAGTTCAGCGACACCGACACCCTGTTTACCAAGCCGCATCAAAAACAGACTGAAGATTACATCACTGGCCGCTACGGCTGA
- a CDS encoding SDR family NAD(P)-dependent oxidoreductase: protein MTTPSAVLITGASSGIGATYAERFARRGHDLVLVARDKARLDTLALRLCQEYGVGVDVMQADLTRADDLLAVEARLRDDTRIDTLINNAGIGQSGEFTTQTPATIDALIALNVTALTRLASAVAPRFAQAGSGSIVNIGSVVGLAPEFGMTVYGATKAFVLFLTQGMRHELTAKGVYVQAVLPAGTYTEIWDRAGIDITTAAQMMEVGELVDAALHGFDRREGITIPPLHNAERWETLDIARQSLFIDLKQHEAAERYKTVR, encoded by the coding sequence ATGACTACGCCTTCTGCTGTGCTGATTACTGGTGCCTCTTCCGGCATCGGTGCAACTTATGCCGAACGCTTCGCTCGTCGCGGCCACGACCTTGTGCTAGTGGCGCGAGATAAAGCGCGGCTGGATACGCTGGCGCTGCGCTTATGCCAGGAATATGGCGTTGGCGTTGATGTTATGCAGGCCGATCTGACCCGGGCCGACGACCTGCTCGCGGTAGAAGCGCGGCTGCGTGACGATACGCGCATCGACACGCTGATTAACAATGCCGGTATCGGTCAGTCCGGCGAATTTACGACGCAGACGCCAGCGACCATCGACGCGCTGATTGCGCTCAACGTCACCGCGCTGACGCGTTTGGCCAGTGCTGTCGCGCCGCGATTTGCTCAGGCAGGCAGTGGATCGATTGTGAATATCGGCTCGGTGGTCGGTCTGGCACCTGAATTTGGCATGACGGTGTATGGCGCCACCAAAGCCTTTGTGCTGTTTCTGACGCAGGGGATGCGCCATGAATTAACGGCGAAAGGCGTGTATGTGCAGGCGGTGCTGCCAGCTGGCACCTATACCGAAATCTGGGATCGCGCCGGAATTGATATCACGACGGCGGCGCAGATGATGGAAGTGGGCGAGCTGGTCGATGCGGCACTTCATGGCTTCGACCGTCGTGAAGGCATCACTATTCCGCCGCTGCATAACGCTGAACGCTGGGAAACGCTGGATATCGCCCGTCAGAGCCTGTTTATCGATCTCAAACAGCATGAAGCCGCCGAACGTTATAAAACGGTGCGCTAA
- the pstA gene encoding phosphate ABC transporter permease PstA, producing MTALELQSRAELQASRRKMQAWRSTKNKIALVLSMLTMAFGLFWLVWILWTTVTKGVDGFSLALFTESTPPPNTAGGGLANALAGSGLLILWSTVIGTPLGIMAGIYLAEYGRKSWLAEVIRFINDILLSAPSIVVGLFVYTLVVARMQHFSGWAGVIALALLQIPIVIRTTENMLKLVPDSLREAAYALGTPKWKMISAITLKASVSGIITGVLLAIARIAGETAPLLFTSLSNQFWSTDMMQPLANLPVTIFKFAMSPFAEWQSLAWAGVLIITLCVLLLNILARVVFAKGKH from the coding sequence ATGACCGCCCTGGAATTACAGAGTCGTGCTGAGCTACAGGCATCACGCCGTAAAATGCAGGCCTGGCGCAGCACCAAGAACAAAATTGCGCTGGTGCTGTCGATGCTGACCATGGCGTTTGGTCTGTTCTGGCTGGTGTGGATCCTGTGGACCACGGTGACCAAAGGCGTGGATGGCTTCTCGCTGGCGCTGTTTACCGAAAGCACGCCGCCGCCGAATACCGCGGGCGGTGGTCTGGCAAACGCACTGGCGGGCAGTGGCCTGTTGATCCTCTGGTCAACGGTAATTGGTACGCCGCTTGGCATTATGGCGGGTATCTATCTGGCGGAATACGGTCGTAAATCCTGGCTGGCGGAGGTGATTCGTTTTATCAACGATATCCTGCTTTCGGCGCCGTCGATCGTTGTCGGCCTGTTTGTTTACACGCTGGTGGTGGCACGCATGCAGCACTTCTCCGGCTGGGCGGGCGTGATTGCGCTGGCGCTGCTGCAGATTCCTATCGTGATTCGTACCACCGAAAACATGCTCAAGCTGGTACCTGACAGCCTGCGTGAAGCGGCTTACGCGCTCGGCACGCCGAAGTGGAAGATGATTTCTGCTATCACGCTGAAAGCTTCTGTCTCGGGCATCATTACCGGCGTGCTGCTGGCTATCGCGCGTATCGCCGGGGAAACCGCTCCGCTGCTGTTTACGTCGCTGTCGAATCAGTTCTGGAGCACCGACATGATGCAGCCGCTGGCTAACCTGCCGGTCACCATCTTTAAGTTCGCCATGAGCCCGTTTGCCGAATGGCAAAGCCTGGCCTGGGCGGGCGTGTTGATTATCACGCTGTGCGTCCTGCTGCTGAACATCCTGGCGCGTGTGGTTTTCGCCAAAGGTAAACACTAA
- a CDS encoding MmcQ/YjbR family DNA-binding protein has product MDRQQFIAHMQNRYGTAPDYPWAKLPDYAVFRHGDSGKWYALLIKIAASKLGAESDALVEAINIKVAPGVAGSLRQQPGVYPAWHMNKEHWVTLLLEGPMDDDELLGWVDDSYRLTWPGKKRTMTL; this is encoded by the coding sequence ATGGATCGGCAACAGTTTATTGCCCATATGCAAAATCGATACGGCACGGCGCCCGACTATCCCTGGGCTAAACTGCCCGACTACGCGGTGTTTCGGCATGGTGACAGCGGAAAATGGTATGCCCTGCTGATAAAAATTGCCGCCAGCAAGCTGGGCGCAGAGAGTGATGCGCTGGTCGAGGCGATCAATATCAAGGTAGCGCCAGGCGTTGCCGGATCGCTGAGACAGCAGCCGGGCGTCTATCCGGCATGGCATATGAACAAAGAGCATTGGGTCACGTTATTGCTTGAGGGCCCAATGGATGACGACGAGCTGCTGGGCTGGGTGGATGACAGCTATCGACTGACGTGGCCGGGCAAAAAGCGGACGATGACGCTGTAG
- a CDS encoding oxidoreductase: MTHTPVALVTGASSGIGEACARQLAAAGYRVYGTSRRADSQSSGTFTLLSLDVTDEQSVDAVIKEVIAREGRIDLLINNAGFGIAPAAAEESSIQQAWALFDTNFMGIVRMTCAVVPHMRRQGSGRIINIGSILGVIAMPYVALYAASKHAVEGYSEALDHELRTQGIRVSVIEPAYTKTAFDTHTIAPDRPLAEYSTVRASVTQTIRQAMNIADTPDDVAQVVVRVAQTGRPKIRYTAGKAAAQLAFLRRFAPSRVLDKGVRKNLQLDQVRKS, encoded by the coding sequence ATGACACACACCCCAGTTGCTCTGGTCACCGGCGCCTCATCAGGCATCGGTGAAGCCTGTGCAAGGCAACTTGCCGCCGCAGGCTATCGCGTTTACGGCACCAGCCGACGTGCAGACAGTCAATCATCCGGGACCTTTACCCTGCTGTCGCTGGACGTTACCGATGAACAGTCGGTCGACGCGGTGATCAAAGAGGTCATTGCTCGTGAAGGGCGCATCGATTTGCTGATCAACAATGCCGGCTTTGGTATTGCGCCTGCCGCTGCCGAAGAGAGTTCCATCCAACAGGCATGGGCGCTTTTTGACACCAATTTCATGGGCATTGTGCGCATGACCTGCGCTGTGGTACCGCATATGCGTCGTCAGGGATCGGGGCGAATTATCAATATTGGTTCCATTCTCGGCGTGATTGCTATGCCTTATGTGGCACTGTATGCCGCCAGTAAACATGCAGTTGAAGGCTATTCAGAAGCGCTGGACCATGAGCTGCGTACGCAGGGCATCAGAGTATCGGTGATCGAGCCTGCCTATACGAAAACCGCATTTGATACCCATACCATCGCGCCCGATCGGCCACTGGCGGAATACAGCACGGTGCGTGCCAGCGTGACACAAACCATTCGCCAGGCAATGAATATTGCTGATACGCCCGATGATGTTGCGCAGGTTGTGGTGCGTGTGGCACAGACCGGGCGGCCAAAAATACGCTATACGGCAGGCAAGGCCGCTGCTCAGCTGGCCTTTTTACGCCGCTTTGCGCCATCACGCGTGCTGGATAAAGGCGTGCGCAAGAATTTGCAGCTTGATCAGGTACGGAAAAGTTGA
- the glmS gene encoding glutamine--fructose-6-phosphate transaminase (isomerizing), whose protein sequence is MCGIVGAVAQRDIAEILLEGLRRLEYRGYDSAGLAVVDRQGHMTRLRRLGKVQKLAEAAEQHPLIGGTGIAHTRWATHGEPSEVNAHPHVSGAITVVHNGIIENHEPLRALLTERGYQFVSETDTEVVAHLVNWEQKQGGSLREVVQRAIPQLRGAYGMVIMDSRDPAVLVAARSGSPLVIGRGVGENFIASDQLALLPVTRRFIYLEEGDIAEITRREVAIVNVRGESVQRAEIESNVQYDAGDKGLYRHYMQKEIYEQPMAIKNTLHGRFSHGEIDLSELGPEAATLLGQIEHVQIIACGTSYNSGMVARYWFEALANVTCDVEIASEFRYRKSAVRKNSLLITLSQSGETADTLAALRLSKELGYLGSLAICNVAGSSLVRESDLALMTKAGTEIGVASTKAFTTQLTVLLMLVAKVGRLHGMSLEKEHEIVHALQALPSRIEQMLAQDKLIESLAEGFSDKHHALFLGRGDQYPIAMEGALKLKEISYIHAEAYAAGELKHGPLALIDADMPVIVVAPNNELLEKLKSNIEEVRARGGLLYVFADQDAGFSDSEGMKIISLPHVEEVIAPIFYTVPLQLLSYHVALIKGTDVDQPRNLAKSVTVE, encoded by the coding sequence ATGTGTGGAATTGTTGGCGCTGTAGCACAACGTGATATCGCAGAGATTTTGTTAGAAGGTCTGCGTCGTCTGGAATATCGCGGTTACGATTCGGCCGGGCTGGCCGTAGTCGACAGGCAAGGGCATATGACGCGTCTGCGTCGCCTGGGTAAGGTTCAAAAGCTGGCTGAAGCAGCCGAGCAACATCCGTTAATTGGCGGAACCGGCATTGCGCATACGCGCTGGGCCACGCACGGCGAGCCGTCAGAAGTGAATGCGCATCCCCATGTTTCCGGGGCGATCACCGTGGTGCATAACGGCATCATTGAGAATCATGAACCGCTGCGTGCGCTGCTGACTGAACGCGGCTATCAGTTTGTCTCTGAAACCGACACCGAAGTGGTGGCGCATCTGGTCAACTGGGAGCAAAAACAAGGCGGCTCGCTGCGCGAAGTGGTGCAGCGTGCGATTCCTCAACTGCGCGGCGCTTACGGCATGGTAATCATGGACAGCCGTGATCCCGCTGTGCTGGTGGCCGCCCGTTCTGGCAGCCCGCTGGTGATTGGCCGTGGCGTGGGTGAAAACTTCATCGCCTCCGATCAGCTGGCGCTGCTGCCGGTAACCCGTCGCTTTATCTATCTGGAAGAAGGCGATATCGCGGAAATTACTCGCCGTGAAGTGGCTATCGTCAACGTGCGTGGCGAAAGCGTACAGCGTGCCGAAATTGAGTCTAACGTGCAGTATGATGCCGGTGATAAAGGTCTTTATCGTCATTACATGCAGAAAGAGATTTACGAGCAGCCGATGGCGATCAAAAACACCCTGCACGGGCGTTTTAGCCATGGCGAAATCGATCTCAGTGAGCTGGGCCCGGAAGCGGCGACGCTGCTTGGCCAGATTGAGCATGTACAGATCATCGCCTGTGGCACCTCGTATAACTCAGGTATGGTGGCGCGTTACTGGTTCGAAGCATTGGCCAACGTCACCTGCGACGTCGAGATCGCCTCTGAGTTTCGTTATCGCAAATCTGCCGTGCGGAAAAACAGTCTGCTGATCACACTGTCGCAGTCTGGTGAAACCGCCGATACGCTGGCCGCGCTGCGTTTGTCAAAAGAGCTGGGCTATTTGGGTTCGCTGGCAATCTGCAACGTGGCGGGCTCATCGCTGGTACGCGAATCCGATCTGGCGCTGATGACCAAAGCGGGTACCGAGATTGGCGTAGCGTCGACCAAAGCCTTTACCACGCAGCTGACCGTACTGCTGATGCTGGTGGCAAAAGTGGGCCGTCTGCACGGCATGAGTCTGGAAAAAGAGCATGAAATCGTTCATGCGCTGCAGGCACTGCCGAGCCGCATCGAACAGATGCTGGCACAGGATAAGCTGATCGAAAGTCTGGCTGAGGGCTTCTCTGACAAGCATCATGCGCTGTTCCTTGGCCGCGGCGATCAATATCCGATCGCTATGGAAGGTGCGCTGAAGCTGAAAGAGATCTCCTACATTCACGCGGAAGCCTATGCCGCTGGCGAGCTAAAACATGGTCCGCTGGCGCTGATTGATGCCGATATGCCGGTCATCGTCGTGGCACCCAACAACGAACTGCTGGAAAAGCTGAAGTCGAACATTGAAGAAGTACGCGCTCGTGGCGGTCTGCTTTATGTGTTTGCCGATCAGGATGCGGGCTTCAGCGACAGCGAAGGAATGAAGATCATTTCGCTGCCGCATGTGGAAGAGGTGATTGCACCGATTTTCTACACCGTGCCGCTACAGCTGCTCTCCTACCACGTCGCGCTGATCAAAGGCACCGACGTCGATCAGCCGCGTAACCTTGCCAAATCCGTTACCGTTGAGTAA
- the rluF gene encoding 23S rRNA pseudouridine(2604) synthase RluF — translation MLTNSSTRLNKYISESGICSRRDADRYIEQGNVFINGKRAAVGAQVFAGDVVKVNGQLIEPRDEEDLVLIALNKPVGIITTMEEGERDNISDFVNHSKRVFPIGRLDKDSQGLIFLTNHGDLVNKILRAGNNHEKEYVVTVNKPITDEFIQGMGAGVPMLGTVTKKCKVVKEAPMVFRITLVQGLNRQIRRMCKHFGFEVTRLERTRIMNVNLKGLPLGEWRDLTDDELIELFKLIENSTSEEKPGKKAPAKPKVKKPTVSAPKSSEKADGNAASRKRFTQSGRRKKGR, via the coding sequence ATGCTGACTAACTCATCCACTCGTCTCAATAAATACATCAGCGAAAGCGGCATCTGTTCGCGTCGCGACGCCGATCGCTATATCGAACAGGGCAACGTTTTCATTAACGGCAAACGGGCCGCCGTGGGCGCGCAGGTGTTTGCCGGAGACGTGGTAAAAGTGAATGGTCAGCTGATTGAGCCGCGTGATGAAGAAGACCTGGTCCTGATTGCGCTGAATAAGCCGGTGGGCATTATCACCACCATGGAAGAGGGCGAACGCGACAACATCAGCGATTTCGTCAACCACAGCAAGCGTGTTTTCCCGATCGGACGACTGGATAAAGATTCGCAGGGACTGATTTTTCTTACCAATCACGGCGACCTGGTGAATAAGATCCTCCGTGCCGGTAATAACCACGAAAAAGAGTACGTGGTGACCGTCAATAAACCGATCACCGACGAGTTTATTCAGGGCATGGGCGCGGGTGTACCGATGCTCGGCACGGTGACCAAAAAATGCAAAGTGGTAAAAGAAGCGCCGATGGTGTTCCGCATTACGCTGGTGCAGGGGCTTAACCGACAAATCCGCCGTATGTGTAAGCACTTTGGCTTTGAGGTGACGCGGCTGGAACGCACGCGCATCATGAATGTTAATCTCAAAGGCCTGCCGCTGGGTGAATGGCGTGACTTAACCGACGATGAGCTGATCGAACTGTTTAAGCTAATTGAAAACTCGACCTCGGAAGAGAAGCCTGGCAAGAAGGCGCCAGCGAAACCGAAAGTAAAAAAGCCCACAGTGAGCGCGCCGAAAAGCAGTGAAAAAGCGGACGGCAATGCCGCCTCACGTAAACGCTTTACCCAGTCGGGCCGACGTAAGAAAGGGCGCTAA
- the pstC gene encoding phosphate ABC transporter permease PstC — MAATKPTFKAPGKQGDILFGALVKLAALVVLLLLGGIIVSLIISSWPSIQKFGFSFLWNKTWDAPNEQFGALVPIYGTVVTSLIALIIAVPVSFGIALFLTELAPGWLRRPLGTAIELLAAIPSIVYGMWGLFIFAPLFAEYFQTPVGDVLSGIPFIGALFSGPAFGIGILAAGVILAIMIIPYIASVMRDVFEQTPVMMKESAYGIGCTTWEVIWRIVLPFTKNGVIGGIMLGLGRALGETMAVTFIIGNTYQLDSPSLFMPGNSITSALANEFAEAESGVHVAALMELGLILFVITFIVLAISKLMVMRLAKNEGARS, encoded by the coding sequence ATGGCTGCAACTAAGCCGACGTTCAAAGCGCCTGGCAAGCAAGGCGATATCCTGTTCGGCGCGCTGGTAAAACTGGCTGCGCTGGTTGTGCTATTGCTGTTGGGCGGCATTATCGTCTCCCTGATCATCTCCTCCTGGCCGAGCATTCAGAAGTTTGGCTTCTCTTTCCTGTGGAATAAAACCTGGGATGCACCCAACGAGCAGTTTGGCGCGCTGGTGCCGATTTATGGCACGGTGGTCACCTCGTTGATTGCACTCATTATTGCTGTGCCGGTGAGTTTCGGCATTGCGCTGTTCCTGACGGAACTGGCTCCCGGCTGGCTGCGCCGTCCGCTGGGCACGGCGATTGAGCTGCTGGCTGCCATTCCAAGTATTGTTTACGGCATGTGGGGGCTGTTTATCTTCGCCCCGCTGTTTGCCGAATACTTTCAGACGCCGGTGGGCGACGTACTTTCCGGCATTCCGTTTATCGGCGCGCTGTTTTCCGGCCCGGCATTTGGCATCGGTATTCTCGCCGCCGGGGTGATCCTCGCCATTATGATCATTCCTTACATCGCCTCGGTGATGCGCGATGTGTTTGAACAGACGCCGGTGATGATGAAAGAGTCCGCGTACGGCATTGGCTGTACCACCTGGGAAGTGATCTGGCGCATCGTGCTGCCGTTTACCAAAAACGGCGTGATCGGCGGCATCATGCTTGGCTTAGGTCGCGCACTGGGCGAAACCATGGCGGTGACCTTTATCATCGGTAACACCTACCAGCTCGACAGTCCGTCGCTGTTCATGCCCGGCAACAGCATTACCTCGGCGCTGGCCAACGAATTCGCCGAAGCGGAATCGGGCGTGCATGTTGCCGCACTGATGGAACTGGGACTGATTCTGTTTGTTATTACCTTTATCGTGCTGGCGATCTCCAAACTGATGGTGATGCGTCTGGCTAAAAATGAAGGAGCGCGCTCATGA
- the pstS gene encoding phosphate ABC transporter substrate-binding protein PstS, with protein sequence MTLMRSTVAQIVAATLSLSAVTAFAATDLTGAGGTFPAPVYAKWAAEYQQATGSKVNYQGIGSSGGVKQIIAKTVDFGASDAPMKEEDLQKNGLFQFPTVIGGVVLAVNLPGIKSGEIVLDGKTTGDIYLGKIKNWDDEAIKKLNPGLKLPSTNINVVRRADGSGTSFVFTSYLAKVNEEWNSKIGKGNTVNWPTGLGGKGNDGVAAFVQRLPGSIGYVEYAYAKQNNLTYTKLMDADGKAVAPTESSFSNAAKGADWSKTFAQDLTFQKGADAWPITSTTFILVYKDQANAEKGGEVLKFFDWAYKNGDKTATSLDYATLPDSVTEQIRAAWKSNIKDSSGKALYQ encoded by the coding sequence ATGACACTGATGCGTAGCACCGTAGCCCAAATCGTCGCAGCGACCCTTTCACTGAGCGCGGTAACGGCGTTTGCCGCCACCGATCTTACAGGCGCTGGCGGCACGTTTCCGGCGCCGGTGTATGCCAAGTGGGCAGCGGAGTACCAGCAGGCAACCGGTAGCAAGGTTAACTATCAGGGCATCGGTTCCTCTGGCGGCGTAAAACAGATCATCGCGAAAACCGTTGATTTTGGTGCCTCCGACGCGCCGATGAAAGAAGAAGACCTGCAGAAAAATGGCCTGTTCCAGTTCCCGACCGTGATTGGCGGCGTGGTGCTGGCGGTAAACCTGCCGGGCATCAAATCAGGTGAGATCGTGCTGGACGGTAAAACCACCGGCGATATCTATCTGGGCAAAATCAAAAATTGGGACGACGAAGCGATTAAAAAGCTGAACCCTGGCCTGAAGCTGCCGTCGACCAACATCAACGTTGTGCGTCGCGCTGACGGCTCCGGCACCTCTTTCGTGTTCACCAGCTATCTGGCAAAAGTGAACGAAGAGTGGAACAGCAAAATTGGCAAAGGTAACACCGTAAACTGGCCAACCGGCTTGGGCGGCAAAGGCAATGACGGCGTCGCCGCCTTTGTTCAGCGTCTGCCGGGTTCTATTGGCTATGTGGAATACGCTTACGCCAAGCAGAACAACCTGACTTACACCAAACTGATGGATGCTGACGGTAAAGCGGTGGCACCTACCGAAAGCAGCTTCAGCAACGCCGCGAAAGGCGCAGACTGGAGCAAAACCTTTGCTCAGGACTTGACCTTCCAGAAAGGCGCGGATGCCTGGCCAATCACCTCAACCACCTTCATTTTGGTTTACAAAGATCAGGCCAATGCGGAGAAGGGCGGAGAAGTGCTGAAGTTCTTCGACTGGGCGTACAAAAACGGCGATAAAACCGCCACCAGCCTGGATTACGCCACGCTGCCCGATTCTGTGACCGAGCAAATTCGCGCTGCATGGAAAAGCAATATCAAAGACAGCTCAGGCAAGGCGTTATATCAGTAA
- a CDS encoding VOC family protein: protein MSVNDCGLSHIALQVRDLEKSVAFYQRYAGMQVIHQREPGIAEAQKVAWLSDLTRPFALVLVQSQSTVDTPLGPFGHIGVACASRDEIDAKVRLAEQEGVLRRAAQQSAAPVGYWAFFADPDGNTLELSYGQQIGMDVIAAQQQAGE from the coding sequence ATGTCAGTGAACGATTGTGGATTGAGCCATATAGCGTTGCAGGTAAGGGATCTGGAAAAGAGCGTGGCCTTTTATCAGCGCTATGCCGGCATGCAGGTGATTCATCAGCGCGAGCCAGGCATTGCCGAGGCGCAAAAAGTGGCCTGGCTGTCCGATCTTACCCGCCCGTTTGCGCTGGTGTTGGTGCAATCACAAAGCACGGTTGATACGCCGCTGGGGCCTTTTGGACATATTGGCGTGGCCTGCGCCAGCCGCGATGAAATTGATGCAAAAGTGCGTCTGGCTGAGCAGGAGGGCGTACTGCGGCGGGCGGCACAGCAATCTGCTGCACCGGTAGGTTATTGGGCCTTCTTCGCCGATCCGGATGGCAACACGCTGGAACTCTCTTACGGTCAGCAGATCGGTATGGACGTGATTGCCGCTCAACAGCAAGCAGGCGAATAG